CGAAGAGGCCGACATGGTGCTGCTGGGCCGCGAACTGCTGCGCGATCCGTACTTCCCGCAGCATGCCGCACGCGAGCTGGGTGTCGAGGCGCCGGTGCCCGTGCAGTACGCGCGGGCGTGGTGAGGCTCAGGCTGCCTCGTACGCCCCGTAGCCGCGCAGGCGCTCGTAGCGGCGCTGCAGGAGTTCCGGCATCGGCAGCGCTTCCAGCGCGTCGAGTTCGTTGAGCAGCACGGACTTCAGCCGGATCGCGGTCTGGCGCGGATTGCGGTGTGCGCCACCGATCGGTTCGCGGATCACCTTGTCGACCAGCCCGAGCCCGTGCAGGCGCCTGGCGGTGAGCCCGAGCTGCTCGGCGGCGTCGCGCGCCTTGCCGGCATCCTTCCACAGGATCGACGCGCAACCTTCCGGCGAGATCACCGAATAGGTGCTGTATTCGAACATCAGCGTGCGGTCGCCGACGCCGATCGCCAGCGCGCCGCCGGAGCCGCCTTCGCCGATCACGGTGCAGATGATCGGGGTCTTCAGCTCGGCCATCTCCATCAGGTTGCGCGCGATCGCTTCCGACTGGCCGCGCTCCTCGGCACCGATGCCCGGATAGGCGCCGGGGGTGTCGATGAAGGTCATCAGCGGCAGGCCGAAGCGTTCCGCCATCTTCATCAGGCGCAGCGCCTTGCGGTAGCCCTCGGGGCGCGGCATGCCGAAGTTGCGGCGCACCTTGGACTTGGTGTCGCGACCCTTCTGGTGGCCGATGATCATCACGCTGCGGCCGTTGATGCGGCCGAGGCCACCGACGATGGCGAGATCGTCCGAGTAGGCGCGGTCGCCGGCGAGTTCCTGGAACTCGTCGCAGATATGGTGGATGTAGTCGTGCGTGTACGGACGCGCCGGATGGCGGGCCAGCTGCGACACCTGC
This portion of the Luteimonas yindakuii genome encodes:
- a CDS encoding acetyl-CoA carboxylase carboxyltransferase subunit alpha; its protein translation is MNPNYLDFEQPIADLEAKLQELRQASTGSAVNVDNEVHALQDKMRRRTAQIFRDLSPWQVSQLARHPARPYTHDYIHHICDEFQELAGDRAYSDDLAIVGGLGRINGRSVMIIGHQKGRDTKSKVRRNFGMPRPEGYRKALRLMKMAERFGLPLMTFIDTPGAYPGIGAEERGQSEAIARNLMEMAELKTPIICTVIGEGGSGGALAIGVGDRTLMFEYSTYSVISPEGCASILWKDAGKARDAAEQLGLTARRLHGLGLVDKVIREPIGGAHRNPRQTAIRLKSVLLNELDALEALPMPELLQRRYERLRGYGAYEAA